One Ranitomeya imitator isolate aRanImi1 chromosome 1, aRanImi1.pri, whole genome shotgun sequence DNA window includes the following coding sequences:
- the LOC138658140 gene encoding cocaine- and amphetamine-regulated transcript protein-like — translation MLSSRLPLVYVSLSLLMLLVCSEETVGVRSAEISDNNSQEEKELIEALQEVLEKLKSKRILPLDKKLGWVPSCDAGEQCAIRKGARIGKLCNCPRGTSCNFYILKCL, via the exons ATGTTGAGCAGTCGGCTACCACTTGTCTATGTCTCCTTGTCCCTATTAATGCTGCTGGTGTGCAGCGAAGAGACAGTTGGGGTCAGATCAGCAGAAATCTCTGACAATAATAGCCAGGAAGAAAAGGAGCTG ATAGAAGCTTTACAGGAAGTGCTGGAGAAACTCAAAAGCAAAAGGATTCTTCCTCTGGACAAAAAGCTGGGATGGGTGCCTTCG TGTGATGCTGGAGAGCAATGTGCAATAAGGAAAGGAGCACGAATTGGGAAGCTGTGTAATTGTCCGAGAGGAACTTCTTGTAATTTCTATATTCTCAAATGTTTGTAA